The DNA sequence aaaaacaccgacacacatggatgataggtatgttatggaaacataatctgctaaaatacccaaaacagtgttttgaacgatttggtcaattttgcactggcccacctgcccttaagtCGTCTAATATTTTAATTACTCAGAAAGGGGTTTTGAAAGGGTGTTGATGGCATTCGAGGTTGAAataagacgggcgcagtggcgtggtggtaagacgtcggcctcctactcgggaggtcgggagttcgaatcccggtcgctgccgcctggtgggttaagagtggagattgtttcgatctcccaggtcaacttatgtgcagacctgctagtgacttaacccccttcgtgtgtacacgcaagcacaagaccaagtgcgcacggaaaagatcctgtaatccatgtcagagttcggtgggttatggaaacacgaaaatacccagcatgcctactcaacgaaagcggagtgaagctgactatgctctcagagtatagtgtggggaacccaaatgggcaaacgagctcacacgtaaccagaaaattctggaacgctgaagaagaagaagaagaaataagacAACCGAATAGCTGGATGTGGGGTGTTGCAGGAAAGATCCCAGTGCTATACCATGGGGCAGTGCCGGTGCTGAATATGTGGTGGAGGCCACTGGCGTTTTCACTACCATTGACAAGGCATCGGTCAGTTCACTTGTTCGTTGTTCGTTGTTTGACTCGACCCAGTAATCAGTGAGTCTTAGGAATGAGCAGTGCTCGTATACATGTATGAACTGCTGTCCGTGAATCAACAAAAATAACTgaggttttctcagatgtttgtgAAGCCAGCGCTTTTAAACTGAACAGATTTCAGGGGATCTTTAACCTTCATACATTGGGAAAGTGTGGTGcatccacaacaacaacagatttCCAAGGTCACAGCCGGAGAAAATTGTCCCAGCAGGGCCGTTGTTCAGGAGGCAGCTACCGCAGGGGGTGGGGGCAGTTTTCGCGGGGATGCAAGTAGCCTGCAACCATGTAAACCAGACGCAGCTCAGTGATTGTGCAAACGGCGACTCGTGATCCGTTGAATATTGATTGGGTGTAGGAGGGTACGTTTGAAGGCGGCAATTTCGGCGATTTGATGAGCGACCTGGCAACAAGAAAATATTGGTCTGAACTAAGCAAGAGTAACGATCGCGAAGCGTGATCATTGAAACTTATCACGCTTCAATGGTTTGATGACCTCCTGACACCAGCAAGCCTGGAAAACCAAAGTCCTATGTCAAGGACACAGTGGACATGATGGAAAGTTATCTTTTGTGGGGGACGTTTTTGAAGCTAAACAGATCTTTGAAACTCCACACACTCCCGTGGCTTGATAACCTCCAAAAATGACCCAAGTCAACCCAAAGGAAAGATTAGGGAAAAAGCGCGAGGGAAACAAATTCAGCAATTCTGAGAAATGCAACATAAATATTCCAAACAAATGCACATTTTtttcatggaaaattaaaaggCAGTTATTCGTTACGATTATAACTCAATACAGAATACAATGTTAATCATCATGTGCGCTACTTTCGGCGTTGGACGTGTTCAGGCTCACCTGAAGGGGGGCGCCAAGAAGGTGATCATCTCCGCCCCATCAGCCGACGCCCCCATGTACGTGATGGGGGTCAACCACAAGGAGTACACCAAGGACAAGGTAGTGGTCAGCAATGCCTCGTGCACCACCAACTGTCTGGCCCCCCTCGCCAAGGTCATCAACGACAAGTTCGGcattgaggagggtctgatgacCACTGTCCATGCTGCTACTGCTACACAGAAAACTGTGGATGGGCCCTCTAGCAAGGTAAGGTTCAGAGTTTCGTACAAATGTGAGGGTTtttgttgactcacatgcgaagcaaaagtgagtctatgtactcacccgagtcgtccgtccgtccgtccgtccgtccgtccgtccgtccgtccgtccgtccgtccgtcccggcgtccgtccgtccgcccggaaaactttaacgttggatatttcttggacactattaagtctatcaacacctgatgtggcctgatggtgtatggttacaagatctcaaaaaacatgtgcggcaacttgacctcacttcaagttcaaggtcacaggggccgtaattgttgtcttaacaagaggcgaagccttcaaggctcccgtaagaaatcaacaaacagtaacataacacaaactcactcactatgtaacacacacacacacaaacacacacacacacacacacacacacacacacacacacacacacacacacacacacacacacacacacgcacacacacacacacagttaaaactaacgcatcatatcaactcgcctggttcttaaaataattctgacggtcaacacagccagaaatgccaacaaagacaagaaagctgttgcaaggtaagcttaccaaacgttacatagcgaatcatatgatagtgcgtaaacagcaaacagtagatctacaatcaaagagaggatcgagtctggaatgaaacgcgatacagatctagcattcaaaaactgtctttcacgttcaaggaagttgttgcaaagtacttaagactagatcaactcatttcactagaggtgactgcctagcactgtgtttgacagccgtgtctgctgaaataaaaagaaattaaaacaaaacggattaacagtaggtgacacgttatcagagtgggagagaCTAGACagtctgtctctgaacttaccgggatacggctgcaagatcgacactgactgccgcgctttcgacagctcttcctcgcgtggacattggaaacacgctgtgcagatcaaattgtaggaaatctccctttggtatcttctttatttacttttctggagcttagaaaccgaacaacatgaaatcgtcttccccggcgaatcggcgaggtgagaactggaccacaatccttcgcgcgacccctgacctgatcttgacacctgacctgccgtctacatgccaaacacgacacaaatcagtcaactgcttgtaccccttcaaaaacccccaccacccgttttctttggatacacgctttaactacacacccaataaacatgccagaactgggccactgctggctttttgctggcaagtttggtaaagctggccataaaaaaaccaacactgggccaattatggtttgccaacaaaggcccagttatggcttgccatcactggcccatctctggcattccagtaatattgtcggccagtaaaatgccttaattggcccactgttggcacgccattggtggcccagtgcttgtttgccagcattgggccataggtggcgatttgctggcaattataggtgggtttttgctggcacgccagcagtgggccaatgctggataattgctggcaagaagatctgcgacagcacagcggtatgactttctcacttggagtgacgtaatgtacaaacaaatgtcgaaatatcttgacgtcactcgtgatgatgacgcattgtcaactaaatccggcccgcggtggttctgcagatgtccggttatttgttttgcattcaacttcaaggaatttccaaagcaccttcttcgatttcagtacgcgtccgatctcctccggctagaagcaagcgtggtgagtttcacaaacagttgtgtgagcaggtcgtcgcaacggcgttagatctagtatcttcttgttcttttcctccgttgtcggtctttttttcaactttcttctgctggacgtttgagtcagttcgcaaaatataatagactttaagaagtcgtcctctctgtaagaaagaatctgcgcgcgcacgcgcgtgtgtgtgtgtgtgtgtgtgtgtgtgtgtgtgtgtgtgtgtgtgtgtgtgtgtgcgcccgcgcgcgcggttgtgtgtgtgtgtgcgcccgcgcgcgcggttgtgtgtgtgtgtgtgtgtgtgtgtgtgtgtgtgtgtgtgtgtgtgtgtgtgtgtgtgcctttttcctttctttgtgtgattgagtttgttttgtctctgtcaaaagaaaagcaccataggcattaccataagcttacttgtaaccaaacaaattgcatcttgtgaatgttgacattgagtatgtgtctattcactccaggacaaagatttgtgcaagtgtctgactgcccaactggataagatgcagctcgcctgggtctcagttcctgagagaaacgcaagagagctgtccgagacaacgtaagcttcgcaggttagatcaaaatacatattcctgttgaccccttacttctgcttggcattttagtcagttcagaaaatatgatagattacaagaagtcgtcctctctgtgagaatgcctctgtgtgtgtatgtgtgtgtgtgtgtgtgtgtgtgtgtgtgtgtgtgtgcgcgtgtgtgtgtgcgcgtgtgtgtgtgtgagcgcgcgcgcgtgcgtgcgtgcgtgtgctgtttgcttgcatgcctgcgtgtatgcttgcgtttgtttggttgtttggttgtgtgtgtgtgtgtgtgtgtgtgtgtgtgtgtgtgtgtgtgtgtgtgtgtgtgtgtgtgtgatatggaataatgaattaaaaccaacaaaactcgtttgctttcatgtttcaagaggtgaacggcaggaggacttgagagtttcaatggcttaccgtaggctacgacgtcaggacaaagaaaagaagcgttatctcaacgttgcggatgcgaacagagaaatgacagaatcaagacaatcctacggaggtttactgggaagtgaacaagaaacattcctgcctttggtcatcatgtctcgagtgtgaaatttagaacgctgtacaaataaaataaaacagtgagcaactgaaaacaaagcgtacgtttctgtaatgtttcggtaatgagtcgttgctgtttggaagctttacatttgttttgtttttaatatatattactgtattgttgttgtgcccgctataactgcgttgatgacgatattctgtcaaaaccactgcctttacttgccagataagttacacgacaaatgtgattagcatttcaattgcattttactgatgaatttgataattacgcatatgcatattgctaatgtacagcttgacagcattgccctttgctttatttgcgcacgtcttgccgccagcatgggttgaaaagtccattgatgtgctgtgttttgttattgttattacattcacagtaaaaaatgacaaaacaaagcatatttatagacttctaacaaccatctatgggctaacaagactgtgcagatcgagtacatgaatagagccgtcattctatccgaatcagtggtattggtatatttcctgcaacttattggcattttgctggcaatggtaaagacagaaatatggcattttgccgggccagttgtggcccggtaatttcagcaggtaaagggccattaacggaaaatatatggaaaaaagtttttttttatatggaactaaaaacctgcaaaatgctggcaaaatgctggcgaaatgctggcaaaatgctgggtttttgatggcaagccatcaataagccatcaaataaatgatgggtttttgctggcaaaattctggcaaaatgatggcaaaatgatggcaagccatcaaaaagccatcaaataaatgatgggtttttgctggcaaaatgatggcaaaatgatggcaagccatcaaaaagccatcaaataaatgatgggtttttgctggcaaattgctggcaaattgctggaaaaatgatggcaagccatcaaaaagccagcaaataaatgatgggtttttgctggcaaagtgctggcttgccagtgatggcccatcaatttgccaatgtgcatacgggtaatatgccagcattgggccataggtgggcctttgatggcagtagttctggcaactggcattgccatcaaaacgccagcagtggcccagttctggcatgtttattgggacacatgccgacacaatgttgatcattgcttcaataatttgaagatggtgcttgaaaattaaccacgtgaaacgagtatttcggtgtttagccaaaaatgttaaagtttctaccacagacatacacacatacatacatacatacgcacgcacgcacagacagacaaagtttaccatcgcataggctacacttacgtgagccaaaaacgaccatttttcacattttcgcatttttttctgaagttatcgagaatggcaaccttagctatgtatgctatacaggacaatgtaagccctatctttggacaccagtttggttgaccttgcttcaaggtcaaggtcgcaagggtcctttaaagttggattgtatacatagtttgaagtgaccttgaccctgaactatggaagataactgtttcaaacttaaaaattatgtggggcacatgttatgctttcatcatgagacacatttggtcacatatgatcaaggtcaaggtcactttgacccttatgaaatgtgaccaaaataaggtagtgaaccactaaaagtgaccatatctcatggtagaaagagccaataagcaccattgtacttcctatgtcttgaattaacagctttgtgttgcatgaccttggatgaccttgaccttgggtcaaggtcacttgtattttggtaggaaaaatgtgtaaagcagttcttagtgtatgatgtcattgctaggtttattatttgaccttgaccctgaaggtcaaggtcatataaaggtcaaggtcaagcatgtgagtcgtatgggctttgcccttcttgtgttGACTTTGCCTGTGTCGTGAGTATTTTgcttggaaaaaaaacccagaataAAGaacagggttcgacactagcgggggcggggggcggaacgccccagagtgttgtgttccgccccaaacattgccgaagcttggggcccactccgccccaggataaattccaacaatgacaaaccgaaaattctaatgccagcagagccaatcactaaaaatcgccagtcaaagtcgtcactgaaatttgcgttacgatcaatgccgcagtcaagaaaaaaacacattcaaatcgtcgaaggacaatgtcgtaagggaaataactcccagattgcgctctttagcgtgagagataagtatcgccttcaaatgccaaacgcaaaatgtggcgacacatccctggtatAAAAAGAcctggaaatgaagatgaagaacagggtggagagaaacgaaaaaaggagaccgatgcagccaaaagcgcgaagcgctgtcgtaatttcaatgtcaaatggttgaaagaatttccctggcttcagtacgataaagaaaaacagacaatgcattgccgcacgtgaatactgagagtgggccccagatttttttttccgccccagcaatttccatctctggggccagtgtggccccaggccaaataagttagtgtcgacccctgaaGAAGCAGTAGAAGCTGGTTTACTGGGGTGAGGCCCGttgcacgaagcgaaactgggtgcaACCCAACTGGGAGGGGACGAGCcgtggggtctgattggttgaaatctccacaaatctcagtttcaaccaatccgaccccgcggCTACGTACGACAAAACCCCCGTTGTGCTTCGTGTACCTCAGCCCCGGTGACAAGGGATATGTCGAAGCACTAATCCTATCATGTTTAGTACGTTCAACACGCAcactgtttggttgtttggttgttttgctAACTTTTTGTTTATTAAGGTGTGGGGGTAGGGTGGTTCGCCGGAGCTGAAACTAAACATCGCTGTAGCATGGATTAAATTGACCTGCCACCTGTGCGCAGGACTGGCGAGGTGGACGTGGTGCCTACCAGAACATCATCCCCTCCTCCACTGGAGCTGCCAAGGCCGTTGGCAAGGTCATTCCTGAACTCAACGGGTAAGTTGTTTCGGGATTGACATCTTTTTGTTCTGCCAGTTTGAAGAGTGTTCCACTTTCTTACTCACTAAATTGTGTACAGAATAATGTATTTATTCATAATTTTTAGtgaagcgcttagaactgttttaGGATTTGTGCCATATAagtatcctcattattattataattactTTACTCCTGTCATTCTGCCTTTCTGCCTTTTTTGAGTCCCCGAGCCACTAGAGTGTGTTTGTCGAATTTTCTGGTTTGTCAGACCGACTTTCGACGTGCATGTTTATTTTATGTTAAATCATTCTGTACAATGGGAAATGATGGTGTCATACTGCCCAACTGTTTGAAGGTACCCTATGCTTTaagtttaactcattgtctcccatgGACGGATATAattatatccgtacccactcatatggctctatctgacctggtacggatatacactcagtcacttcagtcgcttcctgtaacgtcgatctaacgctgcattccagcgtgttgatacacagtttctacacagtcactacaattctgagtgacttgctgcagcacagctggtctcagctaaaaaaaaaaacattggtcaacataggtggggtagaaagtgttaagttaaacaataaaacattttcattgtcagtcCTTGTCttcgcaattttttttttactagtccCCGAGCCACCCGTCGAGACATGACTGATTTTGTTGGGGTCCTCCCTCCGCCTGGCGTTGTCTATTCAGAACACTAAGTCCCATAATGTACGAtttataaggcctaaaaaaaaataggtgtggttacgatTACCCGACCTAcactatttttaggggccgaccctataactttttattacatttgtcaaaaaaataaaccacacttatttccctgtcaagtaggtttaatttgtacacattagaaaaagaagtttaaaaaaaaaaagtgattgcctactttcctaccctatttttttttggctatgttaccgtaaccacacctatttttgtttggcctaagagACTTTGCGTTCAAATTCGCTACGTTGAAtgatgtatatgtatatatatatgtatcttCAAGAAAGACAGACTTGCAAGAATTTACATTCCTGTTTATACAGATTTCTCATGTGTATCTTGAATTGCAATTTCATCATAATCATGAACAAGGAAGTCAAACCCGTATTTGTTTGGCCCACAGCAAATTGACGGGAATGGCTTTCCGTGTCCCAGTCTGTGACGTATCCGTTGTTGACCTGACCGTGAAACTCAAAACCGGTGTAAGTATCACAGAGTTCCATTCAAAGCCGTCATGATGAGTTGCTGTTATTTTTTGTCTGAGTGAAAGTACGAGTGTGAGGTAGAGTTGTGTTACGTGTGTGTTGTGGAGGTGGGAAGGAGGAGACGGGCGTCGAGTCAATCAGGTCGACCGCAGTTTGAGTCTCCTCAAAAGTGAAGTTGAACTCATTAAGTTAACAAGAGCCAGAGGTTCGTTCGTTCTTTAACATTAACGTCCTCTCGGATCCATGCGGATTAGTGACTTCAGGGATTTTCAATGAAGGTTAGATTTGTTTGTCATGCGCCAGCTGGCTGAGGACGGTACTAGATCACTTTGAGGAGCAGCTAGTTCTttccgtgtttgtttgtttgtttgcttgcttaacgcccagccgaccacgaagggccatatcagggcggtgctgctttgatatataacgtgcgccacacacaagacagaagtcagtcgcagcacaggcttcatgtctcacccagtcacattattctgacaccggaccaaccagtcctagcactaaccccataatgccagacgccaggcggagcagccactagattgccaattttaaagtcttaggtatgacccggccggggttcgaacccacgacctcctgatcacggggcgga is a window from the Littorina saxatilis isolate snail1 linkage group LG10, US_GU_Lsax_2.0, whole genome shotgun sequence genome containing:
- the LOC138978149 gene encoding uncharacterized protein isoform X2; translation: MTVKIGINGFGRIGRLVLRAALLDHKDIVVVAVNDPFIELEYMKYMLQYDSTHGRFKGNIEIQGKKLVVDGKPIEVFNEKDPSAIPWGSAGAEYVVEATGVFTTIDKASAHLKGGAKKVIISAPSADAPMYVMGVNHKEYTKDKVVVSNASCTTNCLAPLAKVINDKFGIEEGLMTTVHAATATQKTVDGPSSKDWRGGRGAYQNIIPSSTGAAKAVGKVIPELNGKLTGMAFRVPVCDVSVVDLTVKLKTGTTYDAIKEAMKAAANGEMKGVLGYTEDEVVSTDFLGDKHSSIFDAKAGIQISDKFVKLVSWYDNEYGYSSRVVELILHMAHVDHK